In Actinomycetota bacterium, a single window of DNA contains:
- a CDS encoding histidine kinase N-terminal domain-containing protein translates to MATTFTSVGGRSGEPLLLGSLCSRAGSISTAEMEHLHRLVAVWQLLADLSFADLLLLAPMRRQPDRDLLVLAQTRPDTAQTLYPEDHVGTALLRENASEAQLALETGQPHRGAADERGVQRVAVPVRVEDRVPAVLFSEGIPYGGRRVSGVEEAYSRAADSLYSMILEGVFPFPGMQD, encoded by the coding sequence GTGGCGACCACTTTCACAAGCGTCGGCGGGCGGTCCGGCGAGCCACTGCTGCTCGGCTCCCTGTGCTCCCGGGCGGGAAGCATCAGCACCGCCGAGATGGAGCACCTGCACCGGCTGGTGGCCGTCTGGCAGCTGCTGGCGGACCTGTCGTTCGCCGACCTGCTGCTGCTGGCCCCCATGCGACGCCAGCCCGACCGCGACCTTCTCGTCCTGGCGCAGACGCGTCCGGACACGGCCCAGACCCTGTACCCCGAGGACCACGTGGGGACGGCGCTTCTCCGGGAGAACGCGTCGGAGGCTCAGCTGGCCCTGGAGACGGGACAGCCGCACCGCGGCGCCGCGGACGAGCGGGGGGTGCAGCGGGTGGCCGTCCCGGTCAGGGTGGAGGACCGCGTCCCCGCCGTGCTGTTCAGCGAAGGTATCCCGTACGGCGGACGCCGCGTCAGCGGCGTCGAGGAGGCCTACAGCCGGGCGGCCGACTCGCTGTACTCGATGATCCTGGAAGGCGTGTTCCCGTTCCCGGGGATGCAGGACT
- a CDS encoding biotin/lipoyl-binding carrier protein — MAEVLAEMVANVWKVTVQAGQRVSEGDTLVILESMKMEIPVTSPADGTVTQVRVAEGAVVQEGDVIAVVE; from the coding sequence ATGGCTGAGGTCCTGGCCGAGATGGTCGCCAACGTCTGGAAGGTGACGGTCCAGGCGGGCCAGCGTGTGTCCGAAGGCGACACCCTGGTGATCCTGGAGTCCATGAAGATGGAGATTCCGGTGACATCCCCGGCCGACGGCACCGTCACGCAGGTGCGCGTGGCTGAGGGGGCGGTCGTCCAGGAGGGCGACGTGATCGCCGTGGTGGAGTAG